The Punica granatum isolate Tunisia-2019 chromosome 4, ASM765513v2, whole genome shotgun sequence genome has a window encoding:
- the LOC116204254 gene encoding uncharacterized protein LOC116204254 gives MGSDMMCSTRVHVPIKVMKSLRRCFSNVSLNTRKIIELTKRSSMAGPVAILAYYRCSNWVGGRCWAARAGLGGETGLDSPRVSGRVDVITRTVPAKTPLPSPIVSCKIRVRVRQRTSLSSLPSRAAVTAIAGAPGVTAKPVTTWTSAESGPRIPERGAGVSCCDCSRVAAYNRRSSCPMSSEVTPLLLQKVFLGGRLTEKCGLQRVPGLMRSLGRKDGEADFFGHR, from the exons ATGGGAAGTGACATGATGTGTAGCACCCGAGTCCATGTACCAATCAAGGTCATGAAGTCCCTGAGAAGATGCTTCAGCAATGTTAGCCTGAACAccagaaaaataattgaattgaCAAAACGGAGCAGTATGGCCGGGCCGGTTGCAATTTTGGCATACTACAGATGTAGCAACTGGGTTGGAGGCAGATGCTGGGCTGCCCG AGCCGGGCTGGGAGGAGAAACCGGGCTGGATAGTCCGCGTGTCTCGGGCCGGGTTGATGTTATAACCCGAACCGTTCCGGCCAAAACTCCCCTGCCCTCCCCGATAGTTTCCTGCAaaattagggttagggttCGACAGAGGACGTCCCTGTCCTCCTTGCCCTCTCGTGCAGCCGTGACCGCCATAGCTGGAGCTCCGGGGGTTACCGCCAAGCCCGTGACCACC TGGACTTCGGCCGAAAGTGGTCCAAGGATTCCGGAGAGAGGAGCTGGAGTCAGCTGCTGCGATTGCTCGCGGGTAGCAGCGTACAACCGCCGTTCTTCATGCCCCATGAGCAGTGAG GTCACGCCACTGTTGCTCCAGAAGGTCTTCTTGGGCGGCCGTCTGACTGAGAAATGCGGTCTCCAAAGAGTGCCAGGCCTCATGAGAAGTCTTGGCAGAAAGGATGGTGAAGCCGATTTCTTCGGTCACCGCTAG
- the LOC116202733 gene encoding uncharacterized protein LOC116202733 encodes MAKIPIRFSRVAAAFDEVTRAVRLCQSSGSEHSAEDESPVNLSDLVASFMEREGAEAVYLEDDDTQHDPTLMSISEEGSENYNCSDAEIRDQLQNLFKESKNYGGEEIRSEIEATLEVINDRTSSHDTFKRRLMTILRERGFDAGLCKSRWEKTPQFPAGDYQYIDVKLLDGSRIIVEPFLAGIFQIARPTSEYSLLLGLFPRVFVGRPEELKQVVRLMCTAIKQTMKSTGLSVPPWRKNRYMQAKWFGSYKRTTNKVRSRESSGGGGVNRAVGFKSFPGISYKCREDFACKNLLRTGHLTAAFSGKETGL; translated from the exons ATGGCCAAGATACCAATTAGGTTTAGTCGGGTGGCAGCGGCGTTTGACGAGGTGACGAGAGCAGTCCGCCTCTGCCAGAGCAGTGGCAGCGAGCACTCAGCTGAGGATGAAAGCCCTGTCAATCTCTCCGACCTCGTGGCCTCATTcatggagagagagggagctgAAGCGGTCTATCTAGAAGATGACGACACACAACATGACCCCACTTTAATGTCAATCAGCGAAGAGGGGAGCGAGAACTATAATTGCTCAGATGCTGAGATCCGTGACCAACTGCAGAATTTATTCAAAGAATCGAAGAATTATGGTGGTGAAGAAATACGTTCGGAGATTGAAGCTACGCTGGAGGTTATCAATGATAGAACTTCGTCACATGATACTTTCAAGCGTCGGCTGATGACCATTTTACGTGAGAGAGGATTTGATGCGG GTCTCTGCAAATCGAGGTGGGAGAAAACTCCTCAGTTCCCCGCTGGTGACTACCAGTACATCGATGTCAAGCTACTAGATGGATCCCGCATCATCGTCGAGCCTTTCCTTGCGGGAATCTTCCAAATAGCCCGGCCAACAAGCGAGTATTCCTTGCTGCTAGGTCTGTTTCCTAGGGTTTTTGTAGGAAGGCCTGAGGAGCTGAAGCAGGTGGTGAGGCTTATGTGCACCGCCATTAAGCAGACCATGAAGAGTACGGGGCTGTCCGTTCCCCCATGGAGGAAGAATAGATACATGCAGGCAAAGTGGTTTGGGTCCTACAAGCGGACTACTAACAAAGTTCGGTCTAGAGAGAGCTCGGGAGGGGGAGGAGTAAACCGGGCAGTAGGATTTAAGTCATTTCCAGGAATTTCATACAAGTGCCGGGAGGATTTTGCGTGCAAGAATTTGCTGAGGACCGGGCATTTGACTGCAGCGTTCAGTGGGAAGGAAACTGGCTTGTGA